In the Syngnathus scovelli strain Florida chromosome 8, RoL_Ssco_1.2, whole genome shotgun sequence genome, one interval contains:
- the tanc1b gene encoding protein TANC1 isoform X3 — MFKAVLKKNRDGKASRKDSGDVHNAQRRFSPEGNLLPAGLGSGHPNVPDDVFRLSLANGASMSLPSSPLLPRHSFMLPLRPSKRSPGPVRKPKYVESPRVPSDAIVSALRKVGENKESTRNERQAEKPPSSSSSPATQELMTRLGFLLGEGIPGSARIPMDDKNEKKRSATNHGISPCSTLTSSTTSPCTDSPCSTLNSTTGRALLCRASPCGTITSPSSTLESKDSGIIATITSSSENDDRSGSSLEWSKDGSLRGNARHGLAQTMRADTCSPVEEEDSNSASATPADSAAKTDQQYGNAAAAAIGPPPASCQASDGPNQYAQQTSSLLMMPRPNSVAATSSTKLEDLSYLDEQRNTPLRTSIRLPWHNTGGRPPQDAKGRFSPYKPADIMLKPLLFEVPSITMDSVFVGRDWLFQKLEDVLKDGESAESHGAVIVGNVGYGKTAIISRMVALSCHGGRMRQIASNSPGASPKSAVGSSPELPLSQPPQPTPPSSAANTLRTNSCPGTPEMQRRREEAVKRLAAKVVAYHYCQADNTYTCLVPEFVHSIAALLCRAHQLNSYRELLLKEPHLQSMLSLRSCVQDPMAAFRRGVLEPLTNLRKERKIPEENLIILIDGLNEAEFHKPDYGDTIASFITKIITKFPPWLKLVVTVRVSLLEITGLLPFAKISLDDFSDNNEISNDLNAYIQYRVGGSKDIMNNISLNGKAEPPTVGKLSGHLVSRSQGSYLYLKLTLDLFERGHLVIKSSSYKVVPVSLAELYQLQCNMKFMSNSAFERSLPILNVALASLHPMTDEQLFHAINAGDVRGELPWEDFQQRMDLLSGFLIRRRDKTRMFCHPSFREWLVWRADGESTDFLCDPRTGHALIAFMLSRQEGKLNRQQTMELGHHILKAHIFKGLSKKTGMSSSVLQALWISCSADGLSAALASLRNLYTPNVKVSRLLMLGGANVNYRTEVLNNAPVICVQCHLGHLEIASLLLEFGASVEVVSETGMNPLCYSAAAGHLNLVVMLCKRGSRVEHTDKSGQCALVHAALRGHPDIIHYLLEMEWSAEGQQQDCALKSRALQQALIGAASMGHTQVVSSLLAVNNEYAVQIDSHDTLWGETALTAAAGRGKMEVCGFLLERGVTVQQVNRRGVSPLFCAVRQGHWQIAELLLQHGADINVSDKQGRTLLMVAACEGHLSTVDFLLSKGASLTSMDKEGLTGLSWACLKGHKNVVQLLVEKGAVIDHTDKNGRTPLDLAAFFGDAEIVQYLVERGAVVEHVDYSGMRPLDRAIGCRNTSVVVTLLKKGAKLGNAAWAMATSKPDILIILLQKLMEEGNLLYKKGKMKEAAQRYQYALRKFPREGFGDDLKAFKDLRVSLYLNLSRCRRKTNDFGMAEEFATKALELKPKSYEAFYARARAKRSSRQFAAALADLHDAAKLCPNNREIRRLLARVEDECKQMQRAQTTKGGTDRGATAASCSGAGNIGQAAGGHDSDRERDDAREESLEWSQRRCAEEEEEEEEDEEDERTRCRSLGNYSSHHPGRLPPQRYPRDQPPGLLLQPTKQAQIVKTSSHGAKSQFAPSSPLPSRHMSGVLKPGPGIDIGPLPAPADEPPYGNRVTLTVMTHAGEAASFPSKAASTHLDAEPAGNMRVSSSTSSLASSGSLSDGGKVGPDVKSKHGQQGGEYKPRPFMGVTDKTARFLQQNPQPATRAWINHSVEEEDDDDAFGKAASGAYREQHRLPLHNGGPLANQYSDKFICYKDAKSLANPSQALHITSIKPKRSFIESNV, encoded by the exons CGCTCTGCAACCAACCACGGTATCAGCCCCTGTTCCACGCTGACCAGCAGCACCACCTCGCCCTGCACAGACAGCCCGTGTTCCACGCTCAACAGCACCACCGGCCGAGCCCTGCTCTGCCGCGCCAGCCCGTGCGGGACCATCACTAGCCCGAGCTCCACCCTCGAGAGTAAGGACAGCGGAATCATAG CCACCATCACCAGTTCCTCGGAAAATGACGACCGCAGCGGCTCCAGCCTGGAGTGGAGCAAGGACGGCAGCCTGAGAGGCAACGCTCGCCATGGCCTGGCGCAGACCATGCGGGCCGACACCTGCTCTCCTGTGGAGGAGGAAGACTCCAACAGCGCTTCGGCCACCCCGGCCGATAGCGCCGCCAAGACGGACCAGCAGTACGGCAACGCGGCGGCAGCGGCCATAGGACCTCCGCCAGCGTCCTGCCAGGCGTCTGACGGACCAAATCAATACGCTCAACAAACCTCTTCTCTTCTGATGATGCCCAGGCCCAACTCCGTAGCAG CAACCAGCTCCACCAAACTGGAAGACCTGAGCTATCTCGATGAACAGCGCAACACACCGTTGCGGACGTCCATTCGCCTTCCCTGGCACAATACGGGAGGGAGGCCACCTCAGGACGCCAAAg GTCGTTTCTCCCCGTACAAACCGGCGGACATCATGCTCAAGCCTCTGTTGTTCGAAGTGCCCAGCATCACCATGGATTCGGTGTTCGTGGGCCGAGATTGGCTCTTCCAGAAACTGGAAGACGTCTTGAAGGACGGCGAGTCCGCCGAGAGCCACGGCGCTGTGATCGTGGGAAACGTGGGTTACGGGAAAACGGCCATCATTTCCCGGATGGTGGCGCTCAGCTGCCATGGCGGACGCATGCGGCAGATTGCGTCCAACAGTCCCGGCGCCTCTCCCAAAA GTGCTGTTGGGTCAAGCCCGGAACTTCCCCTCAGCCAGCCCCCACAGCCCACTCCCCCCTCGAGTGCGGCGAATACATTGAGGACCAATAGCTGTCCGGGAACGCCAGAAATGCAGCGCCGAAGGGAGGAGGCTGTCAAACGGCTGGCTGCAAAG GTGGTGGCCTATCATTACTGTCAAGCAGACAACACATACACCTGTTTGGTGCCGGAGTTCGTGCACAGCATCGCCGCCCTGTTGTGCCGAGCGCACCAACTCAATTCGTATCGGGAACTCTTGCTGaaagagccccacctccagagcATGCTGAGTCTGCGCTCCTGCGTCCAGGATCCCATGGCGGCTTTCCGACGAGGCGTCCTTGAGCCTCTGACCAACCTTCGGAAAG AGCGGAAGATTCCAGAGGAGAATCTCATCATTTTGATAGACGGACTGAACGAAGCCGAATTCCATAAACCCGATTATGGAGACACGATCGCCTCCTTCATTACAAAGATCATAACCAAGTTCCCTCCGTGGCTTAAACTGGTGGTCACTGTCCGTGTCAGCTTGCTG GAGATCACGGGACTCCTGCCTTTTGCCAAGATCTCTCTGGACGACTTTTCGGACAATAACGAGATAAGCAACGACCTCAACGCGTACATCCAGTACCGCGTCGGTGGCAGCAAGGACATCATGAACAACATCAGCCTGAACGGCAAAGCCGAGCCGCCGACGGTGGGAAAGCTGAGCGGCCACCTGGTTTCCCGCAGTCAGGGCTCCTACCTGTACCTCAAACTCACCCTGGATCTGTTTGAGAGGGGCCACCTGGTGATCAAGAGCTCCAGCTACAAGGTGGTGCCCGTCTCGCTGGCCGAGCTCTACCAGCTGCAGTGCAACATGAAGTTCATGAGCAACTCGGCCTTTGAGCGCTCGCTGCCCATCCTCAATGTGGCGCTGGCCTCGCTGCACCCCATGACGGACGAGCAGCTCTTCCACGCCATCAACGCTGGCGACGTCCGAGGGGAGCTGCCCTGGGAGGACTTCCAGCAGCGCATGGACCTGCTGTCGGGCTTCCTCATCAGACGCCGTGACAAGACGCGAATGTTTTGCCACCCGTCCTTCAGAGAGTGGCTCGTGTGGAGGGCGGATGGCGAGAGCACTGACTTTCTCTGCGACCCGAG GACTGGTCACGCGCTCATCGCATTCATGCTGTCCCGCCAAGAAGGGAAGCTGAATCGGCAGCAGACCATGGAATTGGGACACCACATTCTCAAGGCGCACATCTTCAAG GGGCTGAGCAAGAAAACAGGCATGTCGTCCAGCGTGCTGCAGGCCTTGTGGATCAGCTGCAGCGCCGACGGCCTCTCCGCAGCGTTGGCCTCTCTGAGAAACCTCTACACCCCCAACGTGAAG GTGAGCCGTCTGCTAATGCTGGGAGGAGCCAACGTCAATTACCGCACTGAGGTTCTGAACAACGCGCCAGTCATCTGCGTCCAGTGCCACCTGGGTCATCTGGAAATCGCCTCCTTGCTGCTGGAGTTCGGCGCCAGCGTAGAGGTAGTGTCGGAAACCGGGATGAACCCCCTCTGCTACTCGGCCGCTGCAGGGCACTTGAATCTGGTCGTGATGCTCTGCAAGCGGGGGTCCAGG GTCGAGCATACAGATAAGAGCGGCCAGTGCGCTCTCGTGCACGCCGCTCTCCGAGGGCATCCCGATATCATCCACTACCTGCTGGAGATGGAATGGAGCGCCGAGGGGCAGCAGCAGGACTGCGCTTTGAAGAGCCGAGCCCTGCAGCAAGCTTTGATAGGAGCGGCCAGCATGGGCCATACTCAG GTTGTGAGCAGCTTGCTGGCGGTGAATAATGAGTACGCCGTGCAAATTGATAGCCATGACACTCTGTGGGGGGAGACAG CGTTGACGGCAGCCGCCGGCCGAGGCAAGATGGAGGTATGCGGCTTTCTGCTAGAGAGGGGAGTGACGGTGCAGCAGGTCAACCGGCGGGGGGTGTCTCCGCTATTCTGCGCCGTCAGACAGGGCCACTGGCAG ATTGCCGAGCTGCTGTTGCAGCACGGTGCGGACATTAACGTCAGCGACAAGCAGGGCAGGACATTACTGATGGTGGCGGCCTGTGAGGGTCACCTGAGCACCGTCGACTTTCTGCTCTCCAAAG GTGCGTCTCTCACTTCCATGGACAAGGAGGGTCTTACGGGTCTCAGCTGGGCGTGTTTGAAAGGACACAAGAACGTTGTGCAGCTTTTAGTGGAGAAAGGCGCCGTGATCGACCACACCGATAAAAACGGACGAACTCCACTGGACCTGGCCGCCTTCTTTGGAGATGCAGAGATT GTCCAGTATTTGGTGGAAAGAGGGGCGGTGGTGGAGCATGTGGATTACAGTGGCATGCGGCCTCTGGACCGAGCCATCGGCTGCCGCAACACGTCGGTGGTGGTCACACTGCTGAAGAAAGGGGCCAAGCTAG GCAATGCCGCTTGGGCCATGGCCACCTCGAAGCCTGATATCCTCATCATCCTGCTTCAGAAGCTCATGGAGGAGGGGAACCTGCTTTACAAG AAAGGCAAGATGAAGGAGGCGGCTCAGAGGTACCAGTACGCTTTGAGGAAGTTTCCCAGGGAGGGTTTTGGAGACGACCTGAAGGCCTTCAAAGACCTGCGGGTCTCTCTCTACCTCAATCTCTCGCGCTGTCGCAGAAAAACCAAC GACTTTGGGATGGCTGAGGAGTTTGCCACAAAAGCACTGGAGCTGAAACCAAAATCCTACGAAGCCTTTTACGCCCGTGCGCGAGCGAAAAGGAGCAGCAG ACAATTTGCGGCCGCCCTGGCCGACTTGCACGACGCCGCCAAGCTGTGTCCCAACAACCGGGAGATCCGCCGCCTGCTGGCTCGCGTGGAGGACGAGTGTAAGCAGATGCAGCGGGCGCAGACCACCAAAGGCGGAACGGACAGAGGGGCCACCGCCGCCTCCTGCAGCGGTGCCGGCAACATCGGCCAGGCGGCAGGGGGCCACGACTCGGACCGGGAACGTGATGACGCCCGGGAAGAGTCGCTGGAGTGGAGCCAAAGACGCTGcgccgaagaggaggaggaggaagaggaagatgaggaagatgagCGCACGCGGTGCCGGTCGCTGGGGAACTACAGCAGTCATCACCCGGGCAGGCTCCCTCCTCAACGCTACCCTCGGGACCAGCCCCCGGGTCTGCTTCTGCAACCCACTAAGCAGGCCCAAATTGTCAAGACCAGCTCACACGGAGCCAAATCCCAGTTTGCTCCCTCCAGCCCCTTGCCAAGCCGACACATGTCGGGCGTGCTGAAGCCCGGCCCGGGGATCGACATCGGACCGCTCCCGGCGCCCGCCGACGAGCCGCCGTACGGGAACCGCGTGACTCTGACAGTCATGACCCACGCCGGCGAGGCGGCGTCCTTTCCCTCCAAAGCGGCCTCGACTCATTTGGACGCCGAGCCCGCGGGGAACATGCGCGTGTCCAGCTCCACCAGCAGCCTGGCCTCCAGCGGCAGCTTGTCGGACGGCGGCAAGGTGGGCCCGGACGTCAAGTCCAAACACGGCCAGCAAGGCGGCGAGTACAAACCCAGGCCCTTCATGGGCGTCACCGACAAGACGGCGCGCTTCTTGCAGCAGAACCCGCAGCCGGCCACCCGCGCCTGGATTAACCACTCGGTcgaggaggaggatgacgacGACGCTTTTGGCAAGGCGGCGAGCGGCGCTTACCGCGAGCAACACAGGCTGCCGTTGCACAATGGCGGGCCGCTCGCCAACCAGTACTCTGACAAGTTCATCTGTTATAAGGACGCCAAGTCCCTGGCCAACCCCAGCCAAGCCCTGCACATCACGTCCATCAAG